In Sporohalobacter salinus, the DNA window AGATTTAATACCAATCTGCTGCCAAATCTTAGCCGGAGCTTCCGGTAAAAATGGCTTTAATGCGATAGCTATAATTCGTAATGCTTCTAATAAATTATAAAGAACAGTTCCTAACTCATCTTTCCTATCTTCATCTTTAGCTAAAATCCAAGGTGTGGTTTGATCTATATACTTATTAGTCCGTCTAATAAATGTCCAGAGATGCTCTAGAGCTGTACTAAACTGTAAATTTTCCATATCCTCAGCCATAGCTGTCAATTCTTCATTAGCTGTCTCTTTAAGATCTAAATCATAATCTGTTTCTGGACCGGGTTCAGGAATAACTCCATCAAAATATTGCTCAACCATGGCCACTGTTCTGTTTAATAAATTACCTAAATCATTAGCTAAATCAGAATTAAGACGTCTAATAAAAGCTTCTGTTGAGTAAGAACCATCAGTTCCAAAAGCAACTTCACGCATTAAGTAATAACGAACAGCATCTACTCCAAAATCTTCTACTAACTTAATTGGGTCTACTACATTACCCTTAGATTTGGACATTTTCCCACCTTCAACAGTTAAAAAACCGTGACCGAAAACCTGATCAGGAAGTTCAATATCCGCCGCCATCAAAATTGCTGGCCAAATAATAGTATGAAACCGAAGAATATCCTTTCCAACAATATGAATATCTGCCGGCCAATAATTATTATACTTTTTCTCATCACTACCAAAACCAATTCCCGTTAGATAACTAATTAATGCATCAAACCAGACATAAATTACATGATCTTCATCTATTGGTACCGGAATTCCCCAATCAAAAGAAGTACGCGAAACACAGAGATCCTCTAAACCATCCTTAATAAAGTTAATCATTTCATTGCGACGTTTAGCTGGTTGAATAAAGTCAGGATTTTCATCTAAAAATTCCAATAATTGATCCTCATATTTAGACATTTTAAAGAAATAACTTTCTTCCTCCATCCACTCTACTGGTCTATTACAATCAGGACAATTACCTTCTTCATCTAACTCTCTTTCTTTCCAGTAGGCTTCACAAGGAGTACAATAGTATCCCTCATACTTATCTTTATAGATATCTCCTTTGTCATAAACCTTTTTAAAAATCTGTTGAACATCTTCTTTATGTTCTTGACTAGTTGTTCGTATAAATCCGGTATAATCCACTTCAAGTGTTGACCATAAATCCTTAAATGTCTTTACAATACCATTGATATACTCCAAAGGTTCCATATCATGTTCTTCAGCTGCCTTCTGTAACTTCTGTCCATGCTCATCAGATCCGGTAACCAGTTCTGTTTCATATCCTTGCAGTTCTTTAAACTTAGCAATAGTATCAGCAGCAGTCGTCGTATACGTATGACCAATATGAAGCTTGTCATTAGGATAATAAATTGGCGTTGTTACATAAAAAGTATCCTTTGTCATTTAATTCACTCCCTTTTATAAATTTTTATTAAAACTAAAAAACTCTCCTCCCTGAAATTAACAGGGACGAGAGGTCAAAGTTATCTCCTATCGCGTTACCACCCTAATTACTACTCCTAAACTTCAAAAGTAGTCGCTCAAACAGAAATAACGGTTCCGCTAACCGATATAGCCTACTTAATTTCAACTATATAGCTCCTAGGCCATCTTCAATGTTTTAGCTATCACCGCTTCTCAGCTACGCGGTTCTCTGTAAATAACCACTACATCTACTCTCCTATTCACAGCCTTTAATCTATATTTTCATTCTTTATTATATATATTATTTCTACTTTAGTTAAGAATATACACAACTTAGCTAAGTTTGTCAAGCTTTAAATGGTTATTTTTCTAATTTGTAGGTAACATCTCCCAAAACTGACTCTTCTTTTTTAAGCTTTCCTTTGGCTGCTAAATTATCTAACTTTCCTTGTAGACTATTAACATCTAATACCTTACCTTCTAGCCTTTTATTAACTCTTTTTAGTGGAGTCAATAAATCACTATCATAAATAGGCAATTGATCAGCTATTAAACTATAAAATTCTTCCTGATCTGCTTCTGTCTTAGCTTCCAATTCATCAAATGGATTCTCAGTATGAGGACTAGTCGTTTTAGCTACTCTAATTCTAATCGGCATTGTTCGACCAAAAATAGCTGAAGACATAAAAGCATCACCAGATCTAAGATAAGGTAACCGTTTGGCCTCCTCAGCAGTTAGATCTGTCTCTTGTTTTATAATCTCAATATCAGAAGCACGCACTGTTCGAAAAACAAATTTAGTATTAAGCTGAGCAGTAACTGTCTCTTCTAATAGTGTAGGCCGCTGAGTAGCCAAAATTAAGAAAGTTCCATACTTCCTTCCCTCCTGAGAAATCTGTTTAAGAATTCTTTTGGCTGGAGATTCATAACCTTTAGGAGCAAAATTATGAGCCTCATCAGTAGCAATTACAAAAGGAGGGAAATAATCAGCTTTTTCTCCGCGATAATCCGCATCCTTATAGTCCCTCCGCTGCCGGTACAAATTCCCCAATAAATAAGTAGAAAACACCTGTAATAATCTTATAGTTCCCTGAATAACTACTAACTTTCTAGTCTTTAATGCTTTCTCTATATCTATAATACTCTGATTAAATAAACCATCTCTTTCCAATCTATTCAGCCGCCAAATAACTCCATTAATTGAACTTAAATGTAAACTACTATAATCATTTAATAAGCCCAGATAATCTTGATACTGTTCCTTTTTTCGGCCACTTAACTCACCAGATTTCAACCGCCGTTGAATCTTACTCTTCCCTTCATTCATAGCTTCTTGTAGATCATGCAGCCGGTTTTTAAAGGTCAATAATGAATCGCGCTTACCTTTTGCATTATGTAAACTTTCTACAACATTGCTCATAGATTCACTTAAGTCACTAGCTGCTGACAGCAGCTCAGTTAAATCCTTAGTGCTTAAATCTTCAAAGTTAACTCCTACATCCTGCCCTACTTGAAATATTTCAAAACGATCACTAAAATCAACTTTATATTCATCAGGTAAACCAGCAAAATCCTCGCTAAAATCCATTTCAAAATGCGGATCAAAAACCAAAGTAGGTATTTCGAGTTTCATTAATTCTTCTAACATTACTCGCATGCCAAATGATTTACCGGAACCAGACCCACCAATAATTCCAATATGCGGATACTGATGCATAGCACGCAGTTTAAAATTAAAAGGAATTCCTTCTTGAGGAATAATATCATCATCTTCTAATAAAGGAGCTATACCCTGCAGTTTATTATCCATATCGGCTGTCATTTCTTCTGTTCCTCTAATTATTCCCAATACTAAACCTTGACTAGGCTCCTCCTTAATCATCAAATTCTTAACTTCATCAAACTCCGGTATCTCCACTGCCGCCCCTGTCTTAATCGGATAAATAGCTTCCGTTAATAATCTTACCTTCGCTATATTAATTTCGTCTTCATCAATGTTATAACCTATACTCCGTAATGATTCGATAACTCCCTTATCAACAAAACTATCTTCAATTGATAGTGGAATAAAACGATTATAAGACTGAGTCTCGACTACTTCTCCTAAGGGATTATCTAGATTTGAATCCAAAATCTTCAATATCTCATTACTGCGAAATTTTCGTTCTCTAGAAGCTACATAGACCTCTTGCTGAGTAGTTAAGCCAACTACTTGCACTTTCAACACCTCTCTTAATTAAGTAATTACATTATATCATAGTTTAAAAATAAATTTAACTCATTATAATACTGCACTTTATTCATAAAAAAACCTTATCTATAACTTTAGAAACTTCATTTTTATTTATTGAAAGGTAACCACTATCAATTATGGCTACTTTTATTCCCTTCCCTGTGTATTTACTTAAATTCATAATAATGTCTCCCTTTCAAGAACAGAACTTTATAAGAAATTCACTTCATAGCACGATAATTAATTTATTGAATTCAATTTTACAAGTAATGATTTGCTCATTTTTTTAGCTTTCCATCCTTTTGCTTGCTTCCCATTTTTTATAGTTAAAGCAAACACATATCTTTGTTTGGTATTTTTATTATGAAAATATCCTACAAACCATCCTAATCTATTCTTACGATCTATACTTAAGGTTCCAGTTTTTCCAGAAAAAATGTAATTTTTGGTTTCTTCTAAAGTTATAATCTTTTTAACTTTATCCATAACTTTTCTATCAAATGGTAATTTATTTGTATATAATTTCTTCATAAATTCCACTTGTTCTTTAGCAGATATCTTTAAAGAATTATCAAACCAAAATGTATTAATTCTACTAATTTGTTCATTTCCATAATGTAATTTTGAAAGGTAAGACTTCATTCTGTCTTTTCCAATTTTAACAGCAACTTTTTGAAAATACCAAACAACTGAATGAGAAACAGCAGAAGATAAGGTTTGATCTTTGTTCCATGATTTTATTGGATATTTCTTACCATTCCACTTCATTTTATTTAACTTATCCTTTTTTAAAACACCTGTTTGTAAAGCAATCAAAGAATGACATATTTTAAAAGTAGATGCGGGTGATAGGGGCTCATTTACTTGACTTTCATTATAAATAGAATACGAATCATCTTCTAGATTATATAAAACAAAACTAATATTTTCTTTATTTTCAAAGTAATTTCTTAGATTAATATCATTTTTTTGATATTCATTTGTTGCAGCATAAATCGGCAAAGATAATATAACTAATAAAATTAATGTAATAAATAATATTCGTTTTTTGCTCATCTTTATATCCCTCCATATAACCTCCATATAATTTATTTTCCTAGATAAATTCTTGCCCTTAATATTTTGAAGAAAAAATCATTCTTTTCTAACAGACAATTACTTAAATTCACCAACTAATTCTTAAACTACATCTCTTTGTAAGAGATTTTCTTCTAAAAGTAAAATTATAATCTAGTTTAAACTCTAATTTTTAATAAGAATAAAAAAGTAAATATTTTAACAAATGCTGATATAAACTTTAGCAATGAGACATCCAGTATTAAAATGAATTGAAATGAATTAAAGTTAAAACAACACTTAAGGATTAAAAAATTCTTTGACTAAAATAAAAATACTGTTTTAATTCAAATCTATAAACTTTAACTTTCTAGTAAAATATCTGCTAAATATTGATTTTAAAATTTCTATTGAAAACTGCAATTAAGAACTTACTTATTACTATACCATAATTATCCATAATATACAAGAAAATATAATTATTAATTTAAATGAATATAATGGATATACCATAAAAAATATATAAACTTACATTTTATCCACAATATAATTAGATTAAAAACCAATTTAGAATAGATTTGATCCAACAAGAAGTTAAATCGTTATCTAGTAAAATAGCTAAACATCTTCAAATAGATAATAAACAAGCTAAATTTAGTAAAACAGATTGCAAAAATTATCCTCATAAATCAAAATGTAGAATATCATAACAGAAAAATACAATACAGTTAGATTTAGTGATAAACATTATCAGATTACATTATTGCATAAAAAATGCATACTGAAGAATATCAAAAATTAGCTAATAAATGAGCTGGAATTGAAGGTATCCCCTTCCA includes these proteins:
- the metG gene encoding methionine--tRNA ligase yields the protein MTKDTFYVTTPIYYPNDKLHIGHTYTTTAADTIAKFKELQGYETELVTGSDEHGQKLQKAAEEHDMEPLEYINGIVKTFKDLWSTLEVDYTGFIRTTSQEHKEDVQQIFKKVYDKGDIYKDKYEGYYCTPCEAYWKERELDEEGNCPDCNRPVEWMEEESYFFKMSKYEDQLLEFLDENPDFIQPAKRRNEMINFIKDGLEDLCVSRTSFDWGIPVPIDEDHVIYVWFDALISYLTGIGFGSDEKKYNNYWPADIHIVGKDILRFHTIIWPAILMAADIELPDQVFGHGFLTVEGGKMSKSKGNVVDPIKLVEDFGVDAVRYYLMREVAFGTDGSYSTEAFIRRLNSDLANDLGNLLNRTVAMVEQYFDGVIPEPGPETDYDLDLKETANEELTAMAEDMENLQFSTALEHLWTFIRRTNKYIDQTTPWILAKDEDRKDELGTVLYNLLEALRIIAIALKPFLPEAPAKIWQQIGIKSDLDQQSWSEVEEWGLLEAGVEVNSGDPIFPRVDIEEYFAKQDEMKEDKEEETAEMTEEDKITFDDFSKLDLRVAEVLEAEKIEDSNKLLKLQVALGEEERQLVAGIAKHYKADELVGKKVLIVANLEPATIFGTESNGMVLAASNDEGELTLTTVDQDIESGSKIE
- a CDS encoding helicase HerA domain-containing protein; its protein translation is MQVVGLTTQQEVYVASRERKFRSNEILKILDSNLDNPLGEVVETQSYNRFIPLSIEDSFVDKGVIESLRSIGYNIDEDEINIAKVRLLTEAIYPIKTGAAVEIPEFDEVKNLMIKEEPSQGLVLGIIRGTEEMTADMDNKLQGIAPLLEDDDIIPQEGIPFNFKLRAMHQYPHIGIIGGSGSGKSFGMRVMLEELMKLEIPTLVFDPHFEMDFSEDFAGLPDEYKVDFSDRFEIFQVGQDVGVNFEDLSTKDLTELLSAASDLSESMSNVVESLHNAKGKRDSLLTFKNRLHDLQEAMNEGKSKIQRRLKSGELSGRKKEQYQDYLGLLNDYSSLHLSSINGVIWRLNRLERDGLFNQSIIDIEKALKTRKLVVIQGTIRLLQVFSTYLLGNLYRQRRDYKDADYRGEKADYFPPFVIATDEAHNFAPKGYESPAKRILKQISQEGRKYGTFLILATQRPTLLEETVTAQLNTKFVFRTVRASDIEIIKQETDLTAEEAKRLPYLRSGDAFMSSAIFGRTMPIRIRVAKTTSPHTENPFDELEAKTEADQEEFYSLIADQLPIYDSDLLTPLKRVNKRLEGKVLDVNSLQGKLDNLAAKGKLKKEESVLGDVTYKLEK
- a CDS encoding class D beta-lactamase encodes the protein MSKKRILFITLILLVILSLPIYAATNEYQKNDINLRNYFENKENISFVLYNLEDDSYSIYNESQVNEPLSPASTFKICHSLIALQTGVLKKDKLNKMKWNGKKYPIKSWNKDQTLSSAVSHSVVWYFQKVAVKIGKDRMKSYLSKLHYGNEQISRINTFWFDNSLKISAKEQVEFMKKLYTNKLPFDRKVMDKVKKIITLEETKNYIFSGKTGTLSIDRKNRLGWFVGYFHNKNTKQRYVFALTIKNGKQAKGWKAKKMSKSLLVKLNSIN